One genomic region from Desulfobacterales bacterium encodes:
- a CDS encoding protein kinase, whose product MIVILKSCQENLLPDIVIDEFPFLIGRDEMPFAILEHHSEEMREALSFLSDQHAIIYDQADEVAIVDPGSMNGTKLNGVPLGTWPSMIKEGDSLSIAEMFDFIVSFKEDETIDDDDEDSFEMPPPVIQFESDDESEELKVSEQTGKIKIKKYEPSLAKKGATGEPEKKGSKPVKVLPINYFLERIKKLKPNLYLKNIKLFPIKDTQDHKKNQKQNYKEEISEKVKLESAKVKPDAKIKHDNLKQELKKDLKHPKDSADSTPISKQNKTAEIKQPIQKTIPPKPDKIKKIDAISKPEIIEAKKIKFNYPALIWNKIPKLKILIATGVFIWIIITSLIFVLTSSIPPKPMGDIFYQNKASEVQLFSDDIGFCLQNSELSGLNESEREICLTSALEKFVTQVHPLNAAIVDNTGKIVVHTDPNLIGQTYSKNTSENQITQLDKVSINEIITPENQNQILFSANSKYKNNDTGTVHITFLKPVYHTISTVNQYDILLFSWIFLNLSAIFLFVSYRLAKALFIDNRPLESKIKLLNPLQSMLKKIFTREKVKVEPEAQKSSISAQTSEDIAPVEKTGKLVQSLLSSIVAKKQKKQKSKSKKVDTEADSKVEIPPPLESIKPIPKKTRLGPYFVDDNRIAQGKIANIYLAELASKDVHQKKFIIKKIKSHLAENQEFIEAFEREIVLTELLKHPNIVQIIDYREKQKCMVMEYVNGRDLSKIITEYKEKLPINFCMYVISQVCIALQYAFFYNDDLSGEPLYMLHRNIKPSNILVSYEGEVKLSDFGVARATEIPSLIQFGELKPIPSYMSPEQISDSPIEHRSDIYSLGTIFYEMLSGTRLYKFSSESEAKRSIVEKEITPIREVRPDIPPDLNNIVMKCLKKEKSGRFQSAQELFDALKRLKDVLKLEYDEFDVSEFMKKNFPTKNHVS is encoded by the coding sequence ATGATAGTAATACTTAAATCTTGCCAAGAAAACCTTTTACCAGACATTGTTATAGATGAATTCCCTTTTTTGATAGGAAGGGATGAAATGCCTTTTGCAATACTTGAACACCACTCAGAAGAGATGAGAGAAGCACTATCCTTTCTTTCAGATCAGCATGCAATAATTTATGACCAAGCGGACGAGGTTGCCATAGTAGATCCTGGCAGTATGAATGGAACAAAATTAAATGGAGTTCCATTAGGGACATGGCCGTCGATGATAAAAGAAGGGGATTCCCTCAGTATTGCTGAAATGTTTGATTTTATTGTTTCATTTAAAGAAGACGAAACAATTGATGATGATGATGAGGATTCTTTTGAAATGCCTCCGCCTGTAATTCAATTTGAAAGTGATGATGAAAGTGAAGAATTAAAAGTTTCAGAGCAAACAGGTAAAATAAAAATAAAAAAATATGAGCCTTCCTTAGCAAAAAAAGGCGCAACTGGGGAACCTGAAAAAAAAGGCTCAAAACCAGTTAAGGTTCTGCCAATTAATTATTTTTTAGAAAGAATAAAAAAATTAAAGCCGAATCTTTATCTTAAAAATATAAAATTATTTCCAATAAAAGACACACAAGACCATAAAAAAAATCAAAAGCAAAACTATAAAGAGGAAATATCTGAAAAAGTTAAGCTTGAATCAGCCAAAGTTAAGCCTGACGCCAAAATAAAACACGATAATCTTAAACAAGAATTAAAAAAAGATCTTAAACATCCAAAGGATTCAGCAGATTCTACTCCGATTTCTAAACAAAACAAGACAGCCGAAATCAAGCAGCCAATTCAAAAAACAATTCCACCTAAACCAGACAAAATAAAAAAAATTGATGCAATATCTAAGCCTGAAATTATTGAAGCTAAGAAAATCAAGTTTAATTATCCAGCATTGATATGGAATAAAATCCCTAAATTAAAAATTTTGATAGCAACGGGAGTTTTTATATGGATAATTATTACTTCTCTCATATTTGTACTTACATCTTCTATACCTCCGAAGCCTATGGGAGATATTTTTTATCAGAATAAAGCCTCAGAAGTACAGTTATTTTCTGATGATATAGGTTTTTGCCTCCAAAATTCAGAATTATCTGGACTAAATGAATCTGAAAGAGAAATCTGTCTTACATCAGCTTTAGAAAAGTTTGTTACTCAAGTTCACCCTTTAAATGCAGCTATTGTTGATAATACAGGAAAAATAGTAGTTCATACTGACCCGAATCTTATTGGGCAGACTTATTCAAAAAATACGTCCGAAAATCAAATAACTCAGCTGGATAAAGTATCCATAAATGAAATTATAACCCCTGAAAACCAGAATCAGATTCTTTTTTCAGCAAACTCTAAATATAAAAATAACGATACAGGTACAGTTCATATTACATTTTTAAAGCCAGTTTATCATACTATTAGCACTGTAAACCAATATGATATATTACTTTTTTCTTGGATATTTTTAAATTTATCAGCAATATTTCTATTCGTTTCGTATAGATTAGCGAAGGCTTTATTCATTGATAACAGACCTCTTGAATCAAAAATTAAATTGCTAAATCCATTGCAATCTATGCTAAAGAAAATTTTTACTAGGGAAAAAGTAAAAGTGGAGCCAGAAGCTCAAAAATCAAGTATTTCAGCGCAAACATCCGAAGATATCGCTCCAGTTGAAAAGACAGGGAAATTAGTCCAATCTCTTCTTTCATCGATAGTTGCAAAAAAACAAAAAAAACAAAAAAGTAAATCTAAAAAGGTAGATACAGAAGCTGATTCAAAAGTTGAAATTCCTCCACCACTTGAATCCATTAAACCTATTCCTAAAAAAACAAGGTTAGGTCCTTATTTTGTGGATGATAATCGTATAGCTCAAGGAAAAATTGCTAATATTTATCTTGCAGAGCTTGCATCAAAGGATGTGCATCAGAAAAAATTTATAATTAAAAAAATTAAATCTCATTTAGCAGAAAATCAAGAATTCATTGAAGCATTTGAACGTGAGATCGTTCTTACAGAATTATTGAAGCATCCGAACATAGTTCAAATAATTGATTACAGAGAAAAACAAAAATGTATGGTGATGGAATATGTAAATGGAAGGGATTTAAGTAAAATTATTACAGAATATAAAGAAAAGCTTCCGATTAATTTTTGTATGTATGTTATTTCTCAAGTATGCATAGCTCTTCAATACGCATTTTTCTATAATGACGATTTATCTGGAGAGCCCCTTTATATGCTCCATAGAAATATTAAACCAAGTAATATACTTGTGTCCTATGAAGGGGAAGTAAAATTAAGTGATTTTGGAGTTGCAAGGGCAACAGAGATTCCAAGCCTTATCCAGTTCGGAGAGCTTAAGCCGATTCCATCTTATATGTCCCCTGAACAAATTTCGGACAGTCCTATAGAACATCGTTCAGATATATATTCATTAGGCACTATTTTTTATGAAATGCTCTCAGGAACAAGGCTTTACAAATTTAGCAGTGAATCTGAAGCAAAAAGATCTATAGTTGAAAAAGAAATTACTCCAATCAGAGAAGTAAGGCCAGACATTCCTCCAGATCTAAACAATATTGTTATGAAATGTTTAAAAAAAGAAAAAAGTGGAAGATTTCAGTCTGCCCAAGAACTTTTTGATGCTTTGAAACGACTGAAAGACGTTTTGAAATTAGAATATGACGAGTTTGATGTCTCTGAATTTATGAAAAAAAATTTTCCCACAAAGAACCATGTAAGTTAG
- the uppP gene encoding undecaprenyl-diphosphatase UppP, whose amino-acid sequence MNIFHSIVLGIVQGLTEFLPVSSSGHLVLFQNIFGMKEPEIFFDLCLHFGTLMAIILIYFSEIKNIISSFFKGFRNTHFFSNIFEDKDLKLAFLIIIGCIPTAIIGLIIEKNSDKLFSSIFMVGIMLIITGLILFLTRFFKTATLDIKGFSFKKALIIGFVQGIAVIPGISRSGSTISTALFLGINKETAAKYSFLLSIPAIAGAELIVLLGASNIEAHFDISTFVGMLSAFVTGYLSLKLLIRIVNQGNLYIFAPYCICIGFFSIIFEII is encoded by the coding sequence ATGAATATTTTTCACTCTATCGTCTTAGGAATTGTTCAAGGTTTGACTGAATTTTTGCCTGTAAGCAGCTCTGGTCATTTAGTTTTGTTCCAAAACATATTCGGAATGAAAGAACCAGAAATTTTTTTTGATCTTTGCCTTCATTTTGGTACTCTTATGGCTATAATTTTAATATATTTTTCAGAAATTAAAAATATTATCAGCTCCTTTTTTAAAGGCTTTAGAAATACGCATTTTTTTTCTAATATTTTCGAAGATAAAGATTTAAAACTTGCTTTTTTAATCATCATTGGATGCATTCCAACAGCAATTATTGGTTTAATCATCGAAAAAAATTCGGACAAGCTATTTTCTTCGATATTTATGGTAGGAATAATGCTTATTATAACGGGGTTAATTTTATTCTTAACTCGTTTTTTTAAGACAGCTACTCTTGATATTAAAGGATTTTCATTTAAAAAAGCTCTTATTATTGGATTTGTTCAGGGAATTGCAGTTATACCCGGAATATCAAGATCTGGTTCAACAATATCAACTGCTCTTTTTCTTGGTATTAATAAAGAAACAGCCGCTAAATATTCTTTCTTACTATCTATACCCGCCATTGCAGGCGCTGAATTAATTGTTTTATTAGGAGCATCAAACATAGAAGCACATTTTGATATTTCAACATTTGTTGGCATGCTTTCAGCATTTGTAACAGGTTACTTGTCCCTTAAATTATTAATTCGAATTGTTAATCAAGGAAATTTATACATATTTGCTCCATACTGCATTTGCATTGGTTTTTTTTCAATTATTTTTGAAATTATATGA
- a CDS encoding phosphomannomutase/phosphoglucomutase — MNPEIIREYDIRGIAGVDITDEDVLLLGKAIGTYLIRKDCLNLCVGRDCRLTSDFYAIKLIEGLISTGCNVINIGICPSPVLYFSIWHLKQQGGVMVTASHNPKEYNGFKLCIGDESIHGEEIKKIFNIVQKNDFVSGKGFVKEQNIINDYQNFILNNIKISKPLRIAIDAGNGTGGFVAIPLLKSLKCEVHDLFCDMDGNFPNHDSDPSVLKNMRELISLVKEKKLDLGIGYDGDGDRIGVIDEKGNMIYSDMIVILFAREILSRKPGSTFIGEVKCSKKMYDDIEKHGGKAIMWKTGHSLIKDKMKREKAELAGEMSGHIFFADRYLGYDDAIYSSCRLIELISNSGKSISELLSDIPQTYSTPEIRVDCPDDKKFLIVEQLSKIFKKNYNVIDIDGIRLLFEDGWGLIRASNTQPSLVMRFEAFSKDRLDEIKKLVEDNLQKIKAIF; from the coding sequence ATGAATCCTGAAATTATTAGGGAATATGACATCAGAGGGATAGCTGGCGTTGACATAACTGACGAAGATGTTTTGTTGCTCGGTAAAGCTATAGGAACTTATTTAATCCGTAAAGATTGTTTGAATTTATGTGTTGGAAGAGATTGTCGTCTAACTTCAGACTTCTATGCGATAAAACTTATTGAAGGACTTATTTCCACAGGATGTAATGTAATAAATATAGGTATTTGTCCAAGCCCTGTGCTTTATTTTTCAATATGGCATTTAAAACAACAAGGCGGTGTCATGGTAACAGCCAGCCATAATCCAAAAGAATACAACGGTTTTAAACTCTGCATAGGAGATGAATCTATCCATGGAGAAGAAATAAAAAAAATTTTTAATATAGTACAAAAAAATGATTTTGTTTCTGGCAAAGGCTTCGTTAAAGAACAAAACATAATTAATGACTATCAAAATTTTATTCTAAATAATATCAAAATATCAAAACCTTTACGAATTGCTATAGATGCTGGCAATGGCACAGGTGGTTTTGTAGCTATTCCTCTTTTAAAATCTTTAAAATGCGAAGTTCACGATTTATTCTGCGATATGGATGGTAATTTTCCTAACCATGATTCTGATCCATCGGTTTTAAAAAATATGAGAGAGCTTATATCTCTTGTAAAAGAAAAAAAACTTGATTTAGGGATAGGCTATGATGGAGATGGTGACAGAATTGGAGTTATTGATGAAAAAGGAAACATGATATACAGTGACATGATAGTCATTTTATTTGCGCGGGAAATTCTCAGTCGCAAGCCTGGATCAACATTTATTGGCGAAGTAAAATGTTCAAAAAAAATGTATGACGATATCGAAAAGCATGGTGGAAAAGCAATAATGTGGAAGACCGGCCATTCTTTGATAAAAGATAAAATGAAACGGGAAAAGGCTGAACTGGCTGGAGAAATGAGCGGGCATATATTTTTTGCGGATAGATATTTGGGATATGATGATGCCATTTATTCGTCCTGCAGACTTATTGAGCTTATATCAAATTCCGGAAAAAGTATATCAGAACTTTTATCTGATATTCCTCAGACATATTCTACTCCTGAAATCAGAGTTGACTGCCCAGATGATAAAAAATTTTTAATCGTAGAGCAGCTTAGTAAAATTTTTAAAAAAAATTATAATGTAATAGATATAGATGGAATAAGACTTTTATTCGAAGATGGTTGGGGATTGATACGAGCATCTAATACGCAGCCATCTCTTGTAATGCGTTTTGAAGCTTTTTCAAAAGATAGACTCGATGAAATAAAAAAACTTGTTGAAGATAACCTTCAAAAAATTAAAGCAATTTTTTAA